A DNA window from Calliphora vicina chromosome 1, idCalVici1.1, whole genome shotgun sequence contains the following coding sequences:
- the LOC135948725 gene encoding ELMO domain-containing protein 2: MLFLDKVLPLIFVYIRPFIKWFLHTFTRLCELQRICYGAQAGASRTKQVERSLLLSKKLEIKQMLRELDEAAEHCIEEELRRFPSQAIAVVQRVKHIKSRIHPDFSALFGACVLQIWSYKHLMHEVERLRSEPYDSDNLDHEQKLLELWKNLMPEQPLDGRISKQWQEIGFQGDDPKTDFRGMGMLGLENLLYFAREYKEAAQHVLLHSMHPTLGYTFAIVGINLTAMAYRLLKNGDAKTHFYNVAQSTKKPCSLVHFHKFYCYLLFEFDRFWLESEPADIMDFREIYQSFEITIMEALQRDNTLFKTNLVVEEV, translated from the exons atgttatttttagacAAAGTTTTACCTCTAATATTTGTGTATATCAGGCCATTTATCAAATGGTTCCTGCACACCTTTACCCGCTTATGTGAACTGCAGCGTATCTGCTATGGAGCCCAAGCTGGTGCTAGCCGCACCAAACAGGTGGAGAGATCTTTATTGCtctccaaaaaattggaaattaaacaAATGCTGAGAGAATTAGATGAAGCTGCCGAACATTGTATTGAGGAGGAATTGAGACGTTTTCCTTCGCAAGCCATAGCTGTGGTGCAGAGAGTAAAACATATTAAATCGCGCATACATCCAGATTTTAGTGCCTTATTTGGAGCTTGTGTTTTGCAAATATGGAGCTATAAGCATTTAATGCATGAAGTAGAGCGTTTGAGATCCGAACCCTACGATTCGGATAATTTGGATCACGAGCAAAAGTTGCTGGAACTGTGGAAAAATCTTATGCCGGAACAGCCTTTGGATGGTAGGATTTCGAAACAGTGGCAGGAAATCGGATTTCAG GGCGACGATCCCAAAACCGATTTCCGTGGCATGGGCATGTTGGGTCTCGAAAATCTCCTGTATTTTGCCCGTGAATACAAAGAAGCCGCCCAGCATGTTTTATTGCACTCCATGCATCCCACATTGGGCTATACATTTGCCATTGTAGGCATAAATCTCACTGCTATGGCATATCGTCTACTCAAAAACGGCGATGCCAAAACCCATTTTTACAATGTGGCCCAATCGACCAAAAAACCCTGCTCTCTGGTCCATTTCCACAAATTCTATTGTTACTTATTGTTCGAATTCGATCGTTTTTGGTTGGAATCGGAGCCAGCGGATATTATGGATTTCCGTGAAATCTACCAAAGTTTTGAAATCACAATTATGGAGGCTTTACAACGAGATAACACATTGTTTAAAACCAATCTGGTGGTGGAGGAGGTTTAG